Genomic DNA from Hordeum vulgare subsp. vulgare chromosome 2H, MorexV3_pseudomolecules_assembly, whole genome shotgun sequence:
ATCGGAGTAAAAGAAGGGAACTAAGGAAGAATGTAGGCTTTTTTATTCCGATGCCTTTGGTTCCTTAGTTGTACTCACTTTTCCCCATTCGCTCATTTTGCGTCCTTTTTGAGAAACTtttccgcgggggggggggggggggggggagtgagGAAAATATGAATGCAAAAATCCGAGACATGGGGAAAAGTGAGTACAACTAAGGAACCAGGGACATAGGAATAAAAATCCCCTAGATTTTTtgatcttttattagtaacaagtaTATATTTTGTTTGGAGGTAAGAAAATTGCGATATTGAGGGGATAAATACCAGCTAATCAAGAGACATGAGACAATCCACAAAGAAGTTGATCCTGATCAAATTTGTAAGCCCACTTGGATATTGAGCATTTACCCATAAGAACAGAATTATTTTGAATGAAATGAGTAGTGGAACAGGAAGCAAATTTGTGCCTTTATGAGAAGTAAATTTATGCCTCCTGCGAAACGAAAAAAGAAAACATCATTTTTTGTTTTCAAGAGGCCGTGCCTCTCGAGGAAAAAAATTCGTGTCTCTACGAGAAATAaatccgtgcctctcgcggaatgaACAAAATgtgtttattttcctttttttagaGGCACGCCACGAGAAATAAATCCGTGTCTCTCACAAAATTAAAAAACacgtttcttttcttttttgagaaGCACGATCGTGAAAATAATTACGTGTCTCTACGAGAAAGAAATCTGTGCATCttgtgaaaaaaaagaaaacacgtTTTCTTCCTTTTCGAGAAGCACGATTATGCCTCTCGCATAagaaaaaaaacacatttttttgcaCAACTTTATTATTTATAGATTTATTTTGGTCCAAATGCTATGTAAGCTGGAGGAAAATAGAAATGTCGTAAAAAAAGAATTTATTTTGATCTTAAAGCAAAAAACACGTAAAAAAAGGTCGATGAAGTGCCCAAAACGCAATATGTGACGATGAGTGAGAGCGTGTCAAGTAGCACGCTCCCAACCTACTCCAGGTGACCTTTGAAGCAGTGACGGAGCTTGGTGGGTGGCCAACCTAGGCCATGGCCCCTAGCTAAAAAAAGCTTATATCCACTTATATTATGCCTATTTTTTTTTTACTATAAATCAGTTGAAGACAATGAGGTTTGCACCCCTCAAGCCCATGCCCCCCAAGTTTTTGGCTCAAGCACGGGTACTACTTTGTAGGGTTCCAGAACGACTACTCTTTTTTTGAAATAATTACATATATATTCACTCCCATAAAAAAACTACATACATATTCATTAGACAAACGTATTATAAAAATTACACATGTGATCATCACAAAAGACATACATAAATGTCTCACAATATTACACCAATTTTTTGTTAAGAAGTAAAATTACAGTTTCACTTCCGTAGAATCTTGTGCCACGACAAAACGTCGGCCCCATCATCCTCCTTCCCCGCCGAGGCAATATTAAGGAAAAAGGAAAACTGCCATTATACCAAGATCTGAAGGAGCAGTTTTACATGCAAAGATGCTTTTTGAGGTGATTAACCAGATCATCGCAAACGACGAGACCAAGGATTTGTGGCACATCGGTCGGTGTCCTTCTCCATGCCCGCTAGATTCCTGCGTCGTCAATTCATTCAAGTGATCGCAGAAGAGGAACGTCGTTGCATGTCGCCTTCCCACGCCTCCATTACAAGACATCAAACACGACTATAATAACGACAACACCATTATTTTGAAGAGTGTGATGGGTCGATCATGAGAGACAAAtcttattaaatctgaagatcgaCAAGAAGACCGAGCCGATTGCTCCCTGGCGTTGCATTTCCGATTTCgagagcaactagttagcgagcgctCCTTCGTGAGCCTTCTAGCGATCGCTCCCGCGCCGCCACTTGGCGCGTTTCCAGCCGCCGCCACGTGTCGCGCTCTGAGCGTTCCCTTCGGATTTTTTTTGCACGCGTTTTCGTCTTTTTTGagtgttttttttttattttttggtgttatggtttttcaccggtctttcGTAACTTTTGGACGACAAAAAATCAACTTTTTTTCACGAAATAAcgcgttttctttttttttacgcGGAAgaacttgttttctgtttttttttttgcgagagacacggttttgcttcagcaagaggcacggttttgccttcgtgaAAGGCACAGCCGTACCTCtcggaaagaaaaaaaatgtttttttttcatttttttacgagaggcacggGTTTGCTTTCatgaaaggcacggttttgccttcgcgagaggcacgtccatgcctttcggaaagaaagaaaaacacgttttttgttttctacgagaggcacggttttgctttcatgaaaggcacggttttgccttcgcgagaggcacgtccatgcctttcggaaagaaagaaaaacacgttttttgttttttacgagaggcacggttttgcttccgcaaaACGCACGATTTtgcctttgcgagaggcacgtcCGTGCCGTCTGTGCCTCTCCCGAAAGGAAAAAAAACGCGTTtttctgttgttgttttgttttgttttgttttgcgagaggcacggttttgcttccgtgaaAGGCATGATTTTACCTTTGCAAGAGGCATGCCTGTGCCTCTTCCGAAAAGGGGAAAAACGCATTTTTTGTTCTCTTTTTTCTGCGAGAGGCACCGTTTTTTGCTTTCgcaagaggcacgattttgccttcgcgagaggccgacccgtgcctctcggaaaggagaAAAAaaccgtgttttctgttttttcctatcgcgtgaggcacggttttttcgtccggtttttttcttccgttttttCACAAAAAGAAGttcatcaaaacctatcaacatggtatctagttttgaagatctcaacaCGAGAAAGCCAACACTGAAAACGATTCGAGATTTGaacgcacggtttaggagataaaacgttttgaaaatatGGATCTATGAAAAAAAACTctcaggttgcgacaagtgacacACGCAATGCGTCATTAGTTACAacctataaaaataaaaataatcattGAAAGATGTATTCGCTAACTACTGATTTCGTTCGACTTCCTTTATGCGGTTGACGCTTGTGGATGCTCGGCCTTTTTCGTGTGTGGGTTGCCCAACGGGCCCAAACGGGTCCAAACGGGTCTGGCCTGGTCGCCATTGACCTTTCTTCTCTCTAAGACAGCCGGTTAAATCTTCTAGGCCACGTCAGCGCCTTGAAGAAGACGCCGGGCCACAGGACAGGGGGAACAGACCGCCGGCGCCGTCACGACTCGCGACTCCCCCCGCCACCTCTTCCGCCGCGGGAAACCACGCGGAGAGCGTCCCCCGCCCGCCGCGACACCCAAATCGCCTCGATCCGCTGCACGATTGATCCACCCTGCCGCCGCCGGGGTGCTTCGCTAGGTCAGCTTTCGTTTAAATCCTTTGTGCAAGCAAGATGTTCCGTGGAGTCGAATTCGTCCGGCTTAGCCCCGTAGTCGCGCGCTTTGAGGTTCCCCTCCACCTCCTTCCGCTGTTTCTAGGATGAGGAAGTTGAGCGGCCTGAATCGCGTACTGTTTTAGGCGCCTTTTTGTCGTTGGTACTTGGTTACTCTTTCATTGTCCCAGGTCTTGCGTATGGTGGCCTAGTTGCTCTCACTTGTAGCTGTTCGCGTCCATGCTCCATTGAAACGAACTCAGTACTTTTTTTTTCATATTGGGGTTTTCTGAAATTATGTTGTTTTCGGATAATCGATAGATTGTTTGGTATCAGTGACAGGTTCAGAACTAACAAACTTGTTTCTGCTCTGCAGATAAAGTGAGGATTCTGGGAATTTGATCTAATTCGTACTACTGGAATTTGATTTGCCACTCCGGTATTGTAGACATTCGCCATTGCAACGTGTGCCTTGTGCATCTGGAGCTGCACACTGATGCTGGGAAGGTGATGTTGATTGATCTTGAGCGCTTGTGATAGTGCACAGGTTTCGAACAATTGTTCTGTTCCACCATGAGGGTCAAGCTTGAGCTCCTTATGCCCTTGATGGCGCAGTACAAAACACCCGCATGGGCCACATTGATCGCTGGGTTCTTTGTGCTGCTTGCCCTTTCCCTCTCCATGTACCTGATATTTGAGCATCTATCGGCATACAACAACCCAGAGGTTTGTGCTTTTCTGTCGCCGCGCCTTGGCATGCATATTCAACCTAGTTCTGTTTGCTGGGCATAatttttttactgttttttttTTCTACCTCTGCAGGAACAGAAATTTGTTCTGGGTGTTATTTTGATGGTCCCTTGCTATGCAATTGAGTCGGTAAAACCTCTTAAGCGATTTCTATATGTGCCAAATTATTCCAGTGATATGTTTAATGACATCGTTCTCCTTTTTTGGTACAGTATGTTTCTTTGATAAATCCAAATATCAATGTTTACTGTGGCATCTTGCGCGAGGGTTACGAAGCATTAGCTATGTACTGCTTTGGAAGATATATCACTGCATGTTTAGGTAAGTTCTGTCTAGTGACATTGTCAATTGGACATAACCCCTACTTTGTTACCTGCCGCTTTTTAGCTCTGGTTCTGGAATTGCATTTAGTATAGAGCTGGAGGATGATTAACGGTCTACTTTTAAGTGCTAATGCTAAGCTGTTTCTTTACGTCGTGTGTAAAAATTTACTCTCAGATAAATGAGGCTTTTGAACAATGCAACCTTGTGGAATGGATGCTGCATGAATTTACCATTGCGTTGTATATCTGAGAAGTGAGAACTAGAAGGGGTGGGTTTGTCAGTCGATGTATTCTCATTATAGTTATTAAAACCATACTAGAATTTCCTGGAATGAAATGGCGTCAGAGGTACAAGTGGCTCCATGACTAAAGTTGGACTGGGATTTTTTTCTTTGTAACTCAGCAGTTTAAGCAAAAACCGGTGAACTGGATGGTTATGACTGAACAGGATGGCTTAGTTTACAGAGTAGATTCCTCTTGTACACTGCTTTACTTGGGGTAATTTGGAAAATTAGTGAGAGGTAAGGTCCTAGGAAAGCAGACTAATATCACAACATAGATTGTACTTGTTTCAATGGGGCAGTGGTGACTATTGGTCAGCTTTCTGAACCGGACACCCAGCAACAGCGAGAGCCATAGATTATTGTACTCCTAGGTtcctagcaagtagcaacagctgATCACGCAACATCTGCTGAGTATCATGAGCCTCGTGGTTGCTGGGAGCTTGAAGAAACAGTGCCTTTCTGGGATTTACTTCTGATTCACGATGGCCaacgagcttgaagaaatgggggTAGCACGGGAAGGGCCTCCTGATGCAATAAAAAGGAACATTGATATTATGGCCTCAAGCATCTTTGCAGCAATTCACTTGATCCTACAGTAGCCAAGCCAAGTGCATATCCATGAGACCATGACTATCCGTCTTATTAATGATGCGCCTCCTGATACGTTTGCTTTGATACTTATATTTGTGTTTAATAGGATAATCTGTCCAATTCCATTACTCTTCCACTTTTTGTGAAACAAATTTTACTtgttttgacatgaataaatgcTCAATTATTTTAATTGATGTgtaaaaactatttaaaaattaaCTACATAATTTAAACGAGTATGAATATTTAAAAATGCTACAAATGTTAATTGGTGATCTGACCAGTAGCTGCCACATCGATTCACTGTCGGGTGCAGCTTCGGCTCTGGCGCTACTGTAAGTAGGAGTTCCCTGAAAATGATGTAAACATGTAATGCAGTCTTATCGATTACACCATATGCTAAACTACTTGGAGTTAATGCCATACAAGACTTAAAAGTAGCATTAACATAAGGCAACATAATGGAGTCATCGTTTGAAACTTTGAATTTTAAGGCCTGGTAACTAAATACCGGGGAGCACACAAAATTTACACtcaatccaaacagggccttagtcgtTCTTATTAATGGCTTTTGAGTGCCCTACCATTATTGTTTGATTTCACTTGCAAAGTTTTGTATCTTCAGTTTGCTGTTATGACTTGGCAATGTAGTGTTTGGTGCAGCCTGTGTATTCCCTTTTCTGTATTTCTCTTTCTTTACTCCGTGTGTTTAAATGTAGGTGGGGAAGAAAAAACGATAGCCTTTTTGAAGAGGGAAGGCGGCTCAGATTCTGGGCAACCCCTTTTGCATCATGCCTCCGATAAAGGAATCATACACCATCATTTTCCTGTGAATTTTATACTGAAACCCTGGCGAATGGGGACGCAATTTTACCAGATTATCAAATTTGGAATCTTCCAATATGTATGTCCACTGCACCGTATTGCAATTTATTAACTCTGTAAAGTTGAGAATAACTTAGTTGAAGTGTATTGCTCATGTAGGTGATTATAAAGACACTCACAGCTAGCTTATCTCTTTTTCTAGAAGCTTTTGGTGTATATTGTGAAGGTGAATTCAATTTACGATGTGGGTAAGATAATTCTCTCCTTTTTGCTTTTTAATCTCACATGGGAATAGGCACTGCACTGTCCACGCTTTGGGTTGTTTATGCCAAAGAGTTCAATGTGTAGATAGAATGTAAACTGTAGCTTTTTCATGTCATCTTTATCACGATGAATTAAACCGATTAGAACATGTTCCAGTTTTGCTCTCCAATCATCAGAAAATCTATCCAGATCTCACTCTTTCCTTCAAAGCCTAAGCTGAGATTGCTGAACCAGTTAATTGCTTTTCGGTATTGCTTATATGTTGCTTCATTTATCTTATAGCTCCTGCATATCTTTTTGATGCAGATACCCTTATTTTGCTGCAATCCTGAATTTCAGTCAATTTTGGGCCCTGTACTGTTTAGTAGAATGGTACACAGCTACCAAGGACGAATTGGCACATATAAAACCTCTGGCTAAGTTTCTTTCGTTCAAGTCAATAGTATTCTTGACTTGGTGGCAAGGGGTGGTGATTGCAATAATGTATTCTTTGGGCCTGCTTAGAAGTCCTTTAGCCCAGAGCTTGGAGTTAAAATCAAGTATTCAAGATTTCATTATTTGCATAGAGGTATTTATCTTTCCAAGTTGGTCTGTTTCTTAAAGTTTCCTTTGCTGTGACTTTTAAAAAATACTCTCCATCATGTTTCTGTGATTACCTGTAATATCTGATAGCATGGTGTGTTCCTCCAGCACAGATGGGCATTGCGTCAGCTGTTCACCTCTATGTG
This window encodes:
- the LOC123427503 gene encoding protein LAZ1-like isoform X1, with translation MRVKLELLMPLMAQYKTPAWATLIAGFFVLLALSLSMYLIFEHLSAYNNPEEQKFVLGVILMVPCYAIESYVSLINPNINVYCGILREGYEALAMYCFGRYITACLGGEEKTIAFLKREGGSDSGQPLLHHASDKGIIHHHFPVNFILKPWRMGTQFYQIIKFGIFQYVIIKTLTASLSLFLEAFGVYCEGEFNLRCGYPYFAAILNFSQFWALYCLVEWYTATKDELAHIKPLAKFLSFKSIVFLTWWQGVVIAIMYSLGLLRSPLAQSLELKSSIQDFIICIEMGIASAVHLYVFPAKPYEHFVNQSPGNISVLGDYASSDPIDPEEVKESNRPSKMKLPQFEPDERSATNIKESVRDFVVGSGEYVIKDFNFTVNQALRPVEKRFDKLMKKKDKYKNTQDDNWVSAASPERPVRGIDDPLLSGSASDSGVLKGKKHRRVVNTVAAADSWGGGDKTPDGYEIRGRRWAVKN
- the LOC123427503 gene encoding protein LAZ1-like isoform X2; translated protein: MRVKLELLMPLMAQYKTPAWATLIAGFFVLLALSLSMYLIFEHLSAYNNPEEQKFVLGVILMVPCYAIESYVSLINPNINVYCGILREGYEALAMYCFGRYITACLGGEEKTIAFLKREGGSDSGQPLLHHASDKGIIHHHFPVNFILKPWRMGTQFYQIIKFGIFQYVIIKTLTASLSLFLEAFGVYCEGEFNLRCGYPYFAAILNFSQFWALYCLVEWYTATKDELAHIKPLAKFLSFKSIVFLTWWQGVVIAIMYSLGLLRSPLAQSLELKSSIQDFIICIEHRWALRQLFTSMCSLLNPMSTSLTSHLETFQSLEIMHPLTL